From a single Pelmatolapia mariae isolate MD_Pm_ZW linkage group LG20, Pm_UMD_F_2, whole genome shotgun sequence genomic region:
- the cd40 gene encoding tumor necrosis factor receptor superfamily member 5 isoform X1, which yields MDFKFIALLILIVSFMGMTVARASCDPETQYKKGDQCCLMCKPGTSMSSATEDCATPQCQPCPDNHYQDKYTTENKCLQQPYCDRNKNFENPVLKSKTQKSICQCKVGFHCSSKECITCVEHTVCQPGYGAKVIGNNSQDTECEKCPDGTFNNNTSWDAQCRKWTECEMGYHVEERGTDATDNTCALPQRGHIMIISISVLFVIAVVIVVLLYRAGCIKQRAKGYFKPPHPEEKPTYTETILNMPMTPEENEDDPSHELSSEGFTEKGNQVMQERGKEEIVSRQESQLESQFESQEDSQSMDPFYKPVQACTSAVES from the exons ATGGATTTTAAGTTTATAGCGCTGCTTATACTGATCGTGTCTTTTATG GGAATGACTGTTGCTCGGGCCAGCTGTGACCCAGAAACACAGTATAAAAAGGGGGATCAGTGCTGTCTTATGTGTAAGCCAG GGACTAGCATGTCATCGGCTACAGAAGATTGTGCGACTCCTCAATGTCAACCTTGTCCTGATAATCACTACCAGGATAAATACACAACGGAAAACAAGTGTCTGCAGCAGCCTTACTGTGATAGAA ATAAAAACTTTGAGAATCCAGTCCTGAAAAGCAAGACACAAAAATCCATCTGCCAGTGTAAAGTGGGATTCCACTGCTCCAGTAAAGAGTGTATTACCTGTGTGGAACACACAGTCTGTCAACCAGGATATGGAGCTAAAGTCATAG GCAACAACTCGCAGGACACAGAGTGTGAAAAATGTCCAGACGGGACATTTAACAATAATACATCGTGGGATGCTCAGTGTCGCAAATGGACAGA ATGTGAGATGGGATATCACGTTGAAGAGAGGGGAACGGACGCCACCGACAACACATGTG CACTCCCACAACGGGGTCACATAATGATCATCTCTATATCTGTTCTGTTTGTAATCGCTGTTGTAATCGTGGTTTTGTTATATCGAG CAGGATGCATAAAACAAAGGGCAAAG GGCTATTTTAAACCACCGCATCCAGAAGAAAAACCCACATATACAGAAACCATCCTGAATATGCCAATGACACCAGAGGAAAATGAGGACGACCCAAGCCATGAGCTCTCCTCAGAAGGATTCACAGAGAAAGGGAACCAGGTGATGCAAGAGAGAGGCAAAGAAGAAATCGTGTCTCGTCAGGAGTCTCAGCTGGAGTCTCAGTTTGAGTCTCAAGAAGATAGTCAATCAATGGATCCATTTTACAAGCCTGTGCAAGCCTGTACAAGTGCTgtggaaagttaa
- the cd40 gene encoding tumor necrosis factor receptor superfamily member 5 isoform X2 produces MDFKFIALLILIVSFMGMTVARASCDPETQYKKGDQCCLMCKPGTSMSSATEDCATPQCQPCPDNHYQDKYTTENKCLQQPYCDRNKNFENPVLKSKTQKSICQCKVGFHCSSKECITCVEHTVCQPGYGAKVIGNNSQDTECEKCPDGTFNNNTSWDAQCRKWTECEMGYHVEERGTDATDNTCALPQRGHIMIISISVLFVIAVVIVVLLYRGCIKQRAKGYFKPPHPEEKPTYTETILNMPMTPEENEDDPSHELSSEGFTEKGNQVMQERGKEEIVSRQESQLESQFESQEDSQSMDPFYKPVQACTSAVES; encoded by the exons ATGGATTTTAAGTTTATAGCGCTGCTTATACTGATCGTGTCTTTTATG GGAATGACTGTTGCTCGGGCCAGCTGTGACCCAGAAACACAGTATAAAAAGGGGGATCAGTGCTGTCTTATGTGTAAGCCAG GGACTAGCATGTCATCGGCTACAGAAGATTGTGCGACTCCTCAATGTCAACCTTGTCCTGATAATCACTACCAGGATAAATACACAACGGAAAACAAGTGTCTGCAGCAGCCTTACTGTGATAGAA ATAAAAACTTTGAGAATCCAGTCCTGAAAAGCAAGACACAAAAATCCATCTGCCAGTGTAAAGTGGGATTCCACTGCTCCAGTAAAGAGTGTATTACCTGTGTGGAACACACAGTCTGTCAACCAGGATATGGAGCTAAAGTCATAG GCAACAACTCGCAGGACACAGAGTGTGAAAAATGTCCAGACGGGACATTTAACAATAATACATCGTGGGATGCTCAGTGTCGCAAATGGACAGA ATGTGAGATGGGATATCACGTTGAAGAGAGGGGAACGGACGCCACCGACAACACATGTG CACTCCCACAACGGGGTCACATAATGATCATCTCTATATCTGTTCTGTTTGTAATCGCTGTTGTAATCGTGGTTTTGTTATATCGAG GATGCATAAAACAAAGGGCAAAG GGCTATTTTAAACCACCGCATCCAGAAGAAAAACCCACATATACAGAAACCATCCTGAATATGCCAATGACACCAGAGGAAAATGAGGACGACCCAAGCCATGAGCTCTCCTCAGAAGGATTCACAGAGAAAGGGAACCAGGTGATGCAAGAGAGAGGCAAAGAAGAAATCGTGTCTCGTCAGGAGTCTCAGCTGGAGTCTCAGTTTGAGTCTCAAGAAGATAGTCAATCAATGGATCCATTTTACAAGCCTGTGCAAGCCTGTACAAGTGCTgtggaaagttaa
- the irx7 gene encoding iroquois homeobox 7 produces MPASQTGFGSFFLERNITMPTGYQIPVLGCPPGVQQQQQAQHLAAMAAGIPIPYSGLQGYNFIPYPHHRHIAHMSSGFDLKAASPYHHALLARSGAFYPPYRPGAADDPSRVAKVATRESTGALKAWLNEHLKNPYPTKGEKIMLAIITKMSLTQVSTWFANARRRLKKENRVSWASKGKSDEEDEEQEGESDEDEQKCHLDEHDEAEPQAERTGADEQVESALDSAAPLDARLEIPRQEDKEIGLVKKTEKRDSDRTPSVLESKENIASPKPKIWSLAETATSETVKKPVDSFYHPAGKLWEDWASRNGLLVPSCYTTRELV; encoded by the exons ATGCCCGCATCGCAAACTGGATTTGGCAGCTTCTTCTTGGAGAGGAACATCACTATGCCGACTGGATATCAGATCCCGGTGCTGGGCTGTCCACCGggtgtgcagcagcagcagcaggctcaGCATCTGGCTGCGATGGCAGCTGGGATTCCCATACCATACTCAGGACTACAGGGATATAACTTTATACCCTATCCACACCACAGGCACATTGCACACATG AGCAGCGGGTTTGACTTGAAAGCAGCCTCTCCCTACCATCACGCTCTCTTGGCTCGCAGCGGGGCTTTCTACCCTCCATACCGTCCGGGAGCAGCCGATGATCCCAGTAGGGTGGCCAAGGTGGCCACCCGAGAGAGTACCGGTGCGCTCAAGGCCTGGCTGAACGAACACCTGAAGAATCCGTATCCcacaaagggggaaaaaatcatgcTCGCCATCATCACCAAAATGAGCCTCACGCAGGTCTCTACCTGGTTCGCCAACGCAAGGAGGCGCctcaagaaggaaaacagggtCAGCTGGGCGTCAAAGGGGAAATCcgatgaggaggatgaggagcaaGAAGGGGAGAGCGATGAAGACGAGCAGAAGTGTCACTTGGATGAGCATGACGAGGCAGAGCCTCAAGCAGAGCGCACAGGTGCAGACGAGCAGGTCGAGAGCGCGTTGGATAGCGCTGCACCTTTGGATGCGCGTTTGGAGATACCGCGTCAGGAAGACAAAGAGATTGGACTTGTCAAGAAAACCGAAAAGCGTGACTCTGACCGCACGCCATCAGTTTTGGAAAGTAAAGAAAACATCGCCAGTCCAAAACCCAAAATCTGGTCTTTGGCAGAGACCGCCACCTCAGAGACTGTGAAGAAACCTGTCGACAGTTTTTACCACCCTGCCGGAAAACTGTGGGAAGACTGGGCTTCAAGAAACGGACTGCTCGTTCCCTCGTGTTATACGACTCGTGAACTCGTCTAA